CCCGCCAGGCCGAGACCCGGGCGGCCGGCGCGGTCGCGGAGCGCGCGACACCGGGCGGGTCCGCGGGCAGGACGGCGCGCACGACGATCGCGCACGCCAGGCAGGTCACCGCGTCGACGACGAACAGCCAGCGCAGGTCCCATCGCCCCACACCGGCCGCGATCAGCCCGGCCCCCATGCCGCCCACGGCCAGCGCGGCGTTGAAGAGGCTGTAGGCCCTGGTCCGGTCACCGGCGCCGACGGCGTCCGCGATCACCGCCTGGCTCGGCGGCTCGTACAGCTCGAAGACCAGCCCGAGCACGACGGCGAACAGGGCGACCACGGGCAGGGAGCCGGCGGCCGCGATGGCGAACTGGGCGACGGCGCATCCGCACAGACCCAGCATGATCGTGCGCCGGCGGCCCAGCCGGTCGGCGAGGAGCCCGCCGAACAGGCGTGAAGGAATGGTCGCGAGCCCGAACGCGGCCGAGACGAGGCCCGCGGTCGCCGGGCTCGCGCCGAACTCGGTGGTGATCAGGACGGTCAGGAACGAGAGGGAGAACGCCCCCAGCCGGTTGACCGCGCGTGCCACGATGAGCAGCCGTACGGTGCGAGGCAGCCGCTCACCACGCGCGAAGAACCGCATACGACAA
This window of the Nonomuraea africana genome carries:
- a CDS encoding MFS transporter produces the protein MRFFARGERLPRTVRLLIVARAVNRLGAFSLSFLTVLITTEFGASPATAGLVSAAFGLATIPSRLFGGLLADRLGRRRTIMLGLCGCAVAQFAIAAAGSLPVVALFAVVLGLVFELYEPPSQAVIADAVGAGDRTRAYSLFNAALAVGGMGAGLIAAGVGRWDLRWLFVVDAVTCLACAIVVRAVLPADPPGVARSATAPAARVSAWRDPALLAMFACGTLFATVYMTIMIALPLSLPERGIAATDAGLLFTVSAVTTVAGQPLLRLSAVAALSAPTALAGGAVLMAAGLAGYAVAPTLPAYVAATVVWSVGDLFMVGRAYALVAELAPVEARGRYLAAYGTSWGLATIAAPIAGIQLLDRAGAAGLWAATACACVALAVAQLAIRPLLRLDAGRQAVVL